The genomic DNA GCGGGGGAGCGCGCCCGGCCCCGCAGGCGGTAGTTCGAGCCGCCGTTGTTGTCCCAGTATTCTGCCCCGGCCACGCGGTAGCGGACGGCGAACTCCAGCGCGGCCTCGgagccggcggcggcggggccgagcGGCAGGTGGAAGGCGAAGCGGTCGGTGATGCCGTCGGCCGGCCCGGCGGGCTGATAGGCGGCGGGCACCTCGCCGCAGCTGGCCCAGCGGTCGAGCGTGTAGCGCACCGACACGGCCTTCTCGTAGGCCAGGTTGAGGACGCGCACGGCGCCGCGCAGCCCCGCGGGTTCGCAGCGCACCCACTCCAGCCTCACCTTGTGCTGCCGCACGCGCTCCGCGAAGCCGGGACCGGCGCCGGGCTGCGGCGGGAACAGCGGCTCcagcggcggcggcagcggcccGAACAGCACCGGCTCCAGCTCGCCCAGCACCGGCGGCTTCCCGGTCTTGAAGAGgtcggcgcggcgcggcgcggcgggcggcggcacGCGCGGCAGGTCGGCGTCGCGGAAGTGCCGCACGGAGATGAGCTCCAGGCCGAGCGAGTCGGCGAAGCGCACGGTCTTGCGGCGCGAGGGGCTGTGCCGCGGGGCCGGCCGAAGGCCGCGCTCCCCGGGCGTGGGCAGCGACTTGGCGCGGCGGCGCTGCGTGGGGCtgggcggcgcggcgggcggACGGGGCTCCCGGCCGCGGGGCGGAGGCGGCGGCTTCTCAGGGGCCGCGTcccgcggggc from Lagopus muta isolate bLagMut1 chromosome 12, bLagMut1 primary, whole genome shotgun sequence includes the following:
- the PPP1R3E gene encoding protein phosphatase 1 regulatory subunit 3E, with translation MDKAASLHGAVPAPPPRLYLPRNFSCSACLYGSLAERCGGGRSPDGDAPPPPAPRDAAPEKPPPPPRGREPRPPAAPPSPTQRRRAKSLPTPGERGLRPAPRHSPSRRKTVRFADSLGLELISVRHFRDADLPRVPPPAAPRRADLFKTGKPPVLGELEPVLFGPLPPPLEPLFPPQPGAGPGFAERVRQHKVRLEWVRCEPAGLRGAVRVLNLAYEKAVSVRYTLDRWASCGEVPAAYQPAGPADGITDRFAFHLPLGPAAAGSEAALEFAVRYRVAGAEYWDNNGGSNYRLRGRARSPASGPPQDPDSSAWIHFI